From the Alloalcanivorax dieselolei B5 genome, one window contains:
- a CDS encoding acetyl-CoA C-acetyltransferase: protein MSEAYIVAAARTAGGRRGGRLSGWHPADLAGQVLNALLDRADADPALIEDVIMGCVGQAGEQSNNVARNAVLASRLPESVPATSVDRQCGSSQQALHFAAQAVMSGTQDIVIAAGVESMSRVPMGSPSSLARQQGLGHYFSPAMKERYPDIPDFSQFMGAEMMAEKYDLTKDELDRFALLSHERARRATEAGDFKDEIVPLPVRGVDGAGDGETHDVDEGIRFDATLEGIQSVKLLKEGGRISAATASQICDGASGVMVVNERGLKALGLEPMARIHHLTVIGHDPVIMLEAPIPATERALKKAGMSIDDIDLFEVNEAFAPVPLAWLKTLGADAERLNVNGGAISLGHPLGGSGTKLMTTLLHALKKRDKRYGLQTMCEGGGLANVTIVERL, encoded by the coding sequence ATGAGTGAAGCCTATATCGTTGCCGCGGCCCGCACCGCGGGTGGCCGCCGTGGCGGCCGTCTCTCCGGCTGGCACCCCGCCGATCTGGCCGGCCAGGTACTCAATGCCCTGCTGGATCGCGCCGATGCGGACCCGGCTTTGATCGAGGATGTGATCATGGGCTGCGTCGGCCAGGCCGGTGAACAGTCCAATAACGTGGCCCGCAACGCGGTACTGGCCTCGCGCCTGCCGGAATCGGTGCCGGCCACCTCGGTGGACCGCCAGTGCGGGTCTTCCCAGCAGGCGTTGCATTTCGCCGCCCAGGCGGTGATGTCCGGCACCCAGGACATCGTTATCGCCGCCGGCGTGGAATCCATGAGCCGGGTACCCATGGGGTCGCCGTCCTCTCTGGCGCGTCAGCAGGGATTGGGGCACTACTTCAGCCCGGCGATGAAGGAACGCTACCCGGATATACCGGATTTCAGCCAGTTCATGGGCGCTGAGATGATGGCGGAGAAATACGACCTGACCAAGGACGAGCTGGATCGCTTTGCCCTGCTCAGTCATGAACGCGCCAGGCGCGCTACCGAAGCGGGTGACTTCAAGGACGAAATCGTGCCGCTGCCGGTTCGCGGTGTCGATGGCGCTGGTGACGGTGAAACCCACGATGTGGATGAAGGCATTCGTTTCGACGCCACTCTGGAGGGCATTCAGAGCGTCAAATTGCTGAAGGAAGGGGGCCGTATCTCCGCCGCCACCGCCAGCCAGATCTGTGACGGCGCGTCCGGCGTCATGGTGGTCAACGAACGTGGTCTGAAGGCCCTGGGGCTGGAGCCGATGGCTCGTATTCATCATTTGACCGTGATCGGTCACGATCCGGTGATCATGCTGGAGGCGCCGATTCCGGCCACCGAGCGGGCACTGAAAAAAGCGGGCATGAGCATTGATGACATCGATCTTTTCGAAGTCAACGAAGCTTTTGCTCCGGTACCGCTGGCCTGGCTGAAAACACTGGGCGCCGACGCCGAGCGCCTGAACGTGAACGGCGGTGCTATTTCCCTGGGGCACCCGCTGGGCGGCTCCGGCACCAAGCTGATGACCACGCTGTTGCACGCTCTGAAAAAGCGCGACAAACGCTATGGTCTGCAGACCATGTGCGAAGGCGGCGGTCTGGCCAACGTGACCATTGTCGAACGCCTCTGA
- a CDS encoding SDR family NAD(P)-dependent oxidoreductase, which translates to MKLDSSVSAVITGGASGLGAATARRLAAHGVRVALFDVNEEQGEALAAELGGVFCKVDVTDDASVDQGFEKARAAIGQERILVNCAGIGGSAKTAGRDKKDGTTNHYPIDQFNRIVQINLVGSFRCSAKAAKGMLSLDPLEHGERGVMINTASVAAQDGQIGQTAYSASKAALVGMTLPMARDLMSEGIRVNTIMPGIFETPLLARLPENVKQSLSASVPFPKRLGSPDEFAQLAETMIVNGYFNGESVRLDGAIRMAPR; encoded by the coding sequence ATGAAACTGGATTCTTCCGTGAGCGCAGTGATTACCGGTGGGGCTTCCGGCCTGGGAGCGGCCACCGCCCGGCGGCTGGCCGCCCACGGGGTGCGAGTGGCGCTGTTCGACGTCAATGAAGAGCAGGGTGAAGCCCTGGCGGCCGAGCTGGGTGGCGTGTTCTGCAAAGTGGACGTCACCGATGATGCCTCCGTGGATCAAGGCTTCGAAAAGGCCCGTGCCGCCATCGGCCAGGAGCGCATCCTGGTGAACTGTGCCGGCATCGGAGGCTCCGCCAAGACCGCTGGCCGGGACAAAAAGGACGGCACCACCAATCATTATCCGATCGATCAGTTCAATCGCATTGTGCAGATCAACCTGGTTGGCTCCTTCCGCTGCTCCGCCAAGGCGGCCAAGGGCATGCTGTCCCTGGATCCGCTGGAGCACGGCGAGCGTGGGGTGATGATCAACACCGCCTCGGTGGCCGCTCAGGATGGCCAGATCGGGCAGACCGCCTACTCCGCCTCGAAGGCCGCCCTGGTGGGCATGACGCTGCCCATGGCCCGTGACCTGATGAGCGAGGGCATCCGTGTCAACACCATCATGCCGGGTATCTTCGAAACCCCGCTGCTGGCCCGTTTGCCGGAAAACGTGAAACAGTCCCTGTCGGCCTCGGTGCCGTTCCCGAAGCGGCTGGGCAGTCCGGATGAATTCGCCCAACTGGCGGAAACCATGATCGTCAATGGCTACTTCAACGGCGAAAGCGTGCGCCTGGACGGCGCCATCCGCATGGCGCCGCGGTGA
- a CDS encoding LuxR C-terminal-related transcriptional regulator — protein MKTSSYLLSTRTLLNSKLSPPTSHSSQVTRTRIRDSAVGASAAKLVLFQAPAGFGKSTLMAQCLERFESEGVATAWLTLDDADNDIQRFLSCVEAAISSMMELPQEPERGLHSSKSPGDTALELVTSLAAEHAAFALFLDDFERIHEPTVLGLVREIIDHLPHNCRLVIGSRSVPELGLGRLRARGRLLEIDSELMRFSKEETHQFLNGCRQLSLSLDDLGHIHDKTEGWVAALWLASLALEHHPAPAEFIASFSGENRAVAHYLAEDVLSQQPPRVRNFLLRTSILRYMSVPLCNALLPDTDSESLINLLNEANIFLVPIEGQERLYRYHSLFADFLRAQLEQHLPQEVPYLHRAASHWFEDQHRPVPAIDHALEGKDYRRALELLSVHGEELLAQGRMRLLARWFETIPAERLEDYPLLQAIHVWALCFTASPRKAMDLLQRTGLENSRDPQIRPHVLALRPSILAIMDDFEEAYRIGREALKQLPNGDPFADTALVNTVANAYSVMGEYQEARQLLDGARDVQGVYESAFNAMYSESVEGIIDLQEGRQRQAAARFRLAVGMTRARGAFSFSGTTGNAWAGVLHASAVYESNDLPQAARLLNVYVPLVRDIGLPDHMILGDVMLSRIAFHEGDLDKAFQILASLELTGHRRQQPRVVATARLERAHLMLLQGDEEASLAELDRADDPQVWDRVKKLRLLANDLETAQIGRLRWESLVGDAGRAVEKLREAIAEAVDDSRYRRACKLRLFLAVALQRKGQLRGALEEMEKVLKEACREGYFRLILDEGPRVGALVVHLQSDTLERKQDRREPLFAEYLQQLLQGFGPTVFNAYPPVEDAQALLLPEPLTRKEIRVLKLLAEGHSNSAMAEKLFVSDSTIRTHLRNINAKLNASNRTEAVAIARKAGVV, from the coding sequence ATGAAGACGTCGAGCTATCTGCTTTCCACGAGGACGCTGCTCAACAGCAAGCTGAGCCCGCCCACGTCGCATTCTTCACAGGTTACCCGCACCCGCATCCGTGACTCCGCGGTGGGGGCCAGCGCCGCCAAGCTGGTGTTGTTCCAGGCGCCGGCGGGCTTCGGTAAATCCACCCTGATGGCGCAATGCCTGGAACGCTTTGAATCCGAGGGCGTGGCCACCGCCTGGTTGACCCTGGACGACGCCGACAACGACATCCAACGCTTCCTCTCCTGCGTCGAGGCGGCCATCTCCTCGATGATGGAACTGCCCCAGGAACCGGAACGCGGCCTGCATTCCAGCAAGTCGCCCGGCGACACCGCGCTGGAACTGGTCACCAGCCTGGCCGCCGAACACGCCGCCTTTGCCCTGTTCCTGGATGATTTCGAACGCATCCACGAACCCACCGTGCTGGGACTGGTGCGTGAAATCATCGATCACCTGCCGCACAACTGCCGTCTGGTGATCGGCTCGCGCAGCGTGCCGGAGCTGGGCCTGGGGCGGCTGCGGGCGCGTGGGAGGCTACTGGAAATCGACTCCGAACTGATGCGTTTCTCCAAGGAGGAAACCCATCAGTTTCTCAATGGCTGCCGCCAGCTGTCGCTGTCGCTGGACGATCTCGGCCATATCCACGACAAAACCGAAGGCTGGGTGGCGGCGCTCTGGCTCGCTTCCCTGGCATTGGAGCACCACCCGGCGCCGGCGGAGTTCATTGCCAGCTTCTCCGGCGAAAATCGCGCGGTGGCCCATTATCTGGCCGAGGATGTGCTCTCCCAGCAACCGCCGCGGGTGAGGAATTTCCTGCTGCGCACCAGCATCCTGCGCTACATGAGCGTGCCGCTGTGCAATGCCCTGTTGCCGGACACCGACAGCGAATCGCTGATCAACCTGCTCAACGAGGCCAATATTTTCCTGGTGCCGATCGAAGGGCAGGAGCGGCTGTACCGCTACCACAGCCTGTTCGCCGATTTCCTGCGCGCCCAGTTGGAGCAGCACCTGCCCCAGGAAGTCCCCTATCTGCACCGCGCCGCCTCGCACTGGTTCGAGGATCAGCACCGCCCGGTACCGGCCATCGATCATGCCCTGGAGGGCAAGGATTACCGCCGCGCTCTGGAGTTACTGTCGGTGCACGGTGAGGAGCTGCTGGCCCAGGGGCGCATGCGTCTGTTGGCGCGCTGGTTCGAGACCATCCCGGCGGAGCGTCTGGAAGACTATCCTCTGCTACAGGCGATTCATGTCTGGGCGCTGTGTTTCACCGCCAGCCCGCGCAAGGCCATGGATCTGCTGCAGCGCACCGGCCTGGAAAACTCCCGCGATCCGCAAATCCGTCCCCATGTGCTGGCGCTGCGTCCTTCGATCCTGGCGATCATGGACGACTTCGAGGAAGCCTACCGGATCGGCCGCGAAGCCCTGAAGCAACTGCCCAACGGCGACCCCTTCGCCGACACCGCGCTGGTCAATACCGTGGCCAATGCCTATTCGGTGATGGGCGAGTACCAGGAAGCCCGGCAGCTGCTGGACGGCGCCCGCGATGTCCAGGGGGTCTACGAAAGCGCCTTCAACGCCATGTATTCCGAGTCGGTGGAAGGCATCATCGACTTGCAGGAAGGCCGCCAGCGCCAGGCCGCCGCCCGCTTCCGTCTCGCGGTGGGTATGACCCGGGCGCGCGGCGCCTTTTCCTTCAGCGGCACCACCGGTAATGCCTGGGCCGGCGTACTGCATGCCAGTGCCGTCTACGAGTCCAATGACCTGCCGCAAGCGGCGCGGCTGCTCAATGTCTATGTACCGCTGGTGCGCGACATCGGCCTGCCGGATCACATGATCCTTGGCGATGTCATGCTCTCCCGCATCGCCTTCCACGAGGGCGATCTGGATAAGGCGTTCCAGATTCTGGCCTCCCTGGAACTGACCGGACACCGGCGCCAACAGCCCCGGGTGGTTGCCACGGCGCGCCTGGAGCGGGCTCACCTGATGCTGCTGCAGGGTGACGAAGAGGCCTCCCTGGCCGAGCTGGACCGGGCCGATGATCCGCAAGTATGGGACCGGGTGAAGAAACTGCGGCTGCTGGCCAACGACCTGGAAACCGCGCAAATCGGCCGGTTACGCTGGGAGAGTCTGGTCGGCGACGCCGGCCGGGCGGTGGAGAAGCTGCGCGAAGCGATCGCGGAAGCGGTGGACGATTCCCGCTACCGCCGCGCCTGCAAGCTGCGTCTGTTCCTGGCGGTGGCGCTGCAGCGCAAGGGGCAGTTGCGCGGCGCCCTGGAAGAAATGGAGAAAGTGCTCAAGGAAGCCTGCCGCGAAGGTTACTTCCGCCTGATCCTGGATGAAGGCCCGCGAGTGGGCGCGCTGGTGGTGCATCTGCAATCCGATACCCTTGAGCGGAAACAGGATCGCCGTGAGCCGCTGTTCGCCGAATACCTGCAACAGTTGCTGCAAGGGTTCGGCCCCACTGTGTTCAATGCTTATCCACCGGTGGAAGACGCCCAGGCGCTGCTCTTGCCCGAACCGCTGACGCGCAAGGAAATCCGCGTGCTCAAGCTGCTCGCGGAAGGGCACTCCAACAGCGCCATGGCGGAAAAGCTGTTTGTCTCCGACAGCACCATCCGTACCCATTTACGCAACATCAACGCCAAGCTCAACGCCAGCAACCGCACCGAAGCGGTGGCCATTGCCCGCAAGGCCGGAGTGGTTTAG
- a CDS encoding glycerate kinase type-2 family protein — MDLVQDPEAPQRLLRELFDAAVLAAQPEHCVPPWLPEDDGGPLLVLGAGKAAAAMARAVEAHWSGPLSGLVVTRYGHGLPTRHIEVVEAAHPVPDEAGERAARRILELARAAGPADRVLCLISGGGSSLLSLPAEGLSLACKQALTGELLRCGAAIDEINTVRKHLSAIKGGRLAEALAPAESHTLVISDVPGDDPSVIASGPTVPDASTSDQALAVLERYGIDVPEAVRRHLKDPASETPKPGAPCFQSTRLNCIATPALSLRAAARRAREQGVVAAVLSDRLEGEARDLGALHAELAHQARRGGGFGGLRLPLVLLSGGETTVTVTGKGRGGRNAEFLLGAALSLDDVPGIHALACDTDGIDGTEDNAGAVYHPGLMAEARARQVDGRQALADHDAYGFFQALDGLVVTGPTHTNVNDFRAFLILR, encoded by the coding sequence GTGGACCTAGTGCAGGATCCGGAGGCGCCCCAGCGCCTTCTGCGTGAATTGTTCGACGCGGCGGTCCTTGCCGCGCAACCGGAACACTGTGTTCCGCCCTGGTTGCCGGAAGACGACGGCGGTCCGTTGCTGGTGCTCGGTGCCGGTAAAGCGGCGGCGGCCATGGCGCGGGCGGTGGAAGCGCATTGGTCCGGCCCGCTGTCCGGCCTGGTGGTGACCCGTTACGGTCATGGTCTGCCCACCCGCCATATCGAAGTGGTGGAAGCCGCGCATCCGGTACCGGACGAGGCCGGAGAACGGGCCGCCCGGCGTATTCTGGAACTGGCCCGGGCGGCGGGGCCCGCAGACCGGGTGCTGTGCCTGATCTCCGGCGGTGGCTCGTCACTACTGAGTCTGCCCGCTGAAGGCCTGTCCCTGGCCTGCAAACAGGCGCTCACCGGTGAGCTGTTACGCTGCGGCGCCGCCATCGATGAGATCAATACGGTGCGCAAGCACCTGTCGGCGATCAAGGGCGGGCGCCTGGCCGAGGCGCTGGCGCCCGCCGAATCCCACACGCTGGTGATTTCCGATGTGCCCGGCGATGACCCCAGCGTCATCGCGTCCGGCCCCACGGTGCCGGACGCTTCCACGTCGGATCAGGCGCTGGCGGTGCTGGAACGCTACGGTATCGATGTGCCGGAGGCGGTGCGCCGTCATCTGAAGGACCCGGCGTCGGAAACCCCGAAACCCGGCGCGCCCTGTTTTCAGTCCACCCGTCTCAACTGCATCGCCACGCCGGCGCTGAGCCTGCGTGCCGCTGCCCGACGGGCGCGGGAGCAGGGAGTGGTGGCGGCGGTGTTGTCCGACCGTCTCGAAGGCGAGGCCCGGGACCTTGGTGCCTTGCACGCGGAGTTGGCCCATCAGGCCCGGCGTGGCGGTGGTTTTGGCGGTTTGCGATTGCCTCTGGTGCTGTTATCGGGCGGCGAAACCACGGTGACCGTGACCGGCAAGGGGCGAGGCGGCCGCAATGCGGAGTTTCTGCTCGGGGCGGCGTTGAGTCTTGACGATGTGCCGGGTATTCATGCCCTGGCCTGTGACACCGATGGCATCGACGGTACCGAGGATAACGCCGGCGCGGTCTACCACCCGGGTCTGATGGCCGAGGCCCGGGCGCGTCAGGTGGATGGCCGGCAGGCGCTGGCCGACCACGATGCCTACGGGTTCTTCCAGGCGCTGGACGGCCTGGTGGTTACTGGCCCCACCCATACCAACGTGAATGATTTCCGCGCTTTCCTGATCCTGCGCTAG
- a CDS encoding crotonase/enoyl-CoA hydratase family protein encodes MSDVIRVIETETPGVVEVRLNRPDKHNALSSELFAALAGMAERLSAWQGLRAVVLSGEGKSFCAGLDMENFSRMAQGSGAGVGGRKTLAERTHGDSNQAQYAAMVWRDVPVPVIAAVHGVAFGGGLQVALGADLRLARADSRWSVMEIQWGLVPDMAGMVLISELVRPDRVRELCYSGRIFDGEEAADLGLVTRVCESPREEALAMARDIAGRNPHAVRAMKRLLNQSAMPREQAARVLLAESVEQDAIIGQPNQVEAVYARMEKRAPVFRDPEH; translated from the coding sequence ATGAGTGACGTGATCCGTGTGATCGAAACCGAGACGCCCGGGGTGGTGGAGGTTCGCCTCAACCGGCCGGACAAGCACAATGCGCTGAGCAGCGAGCTGTTTGCCGCTCTGGCCGGGATGGCGGAGCGGCTTTCCGCTTGGCAGGGGCTGCGCGCCGTGGTGCTCAGCGGTGAGGGCAAGAGCTTTTGCGCCGGGCTGGACATGGAAAATTTCTCGCGCATGGCGCAAGGCAGCGGCGCTGGTGTCGGCGGCCGTAAGACCCTGGCCGAACGCACCCACGGCGACAGCAATCAGGCCCAGTACGCCGCCATGGTCTGGCGCGATGTGCCGGTTCCGGTGATTGCCGCGGTCCACGGTGTCGCCTTTGGCGGTGGCCTGCAAGTCGCCCTGGGCGCGGACCTGCGTCTGGCCCGTGCCGATTCCCGCTGGTCGGTGATGGAGATTCAGTGGGGGCTGGTGCCGGATATGGCCGGCATGGTGTTGATCAGTGAGCTGGTACGGCCGGATCGGGTGCGCGAGCTGTGCTATTCCGGCCGTATTTTCGATGGTGAAGAGGCGGCGGACCTGGGACTGGTGACGCGGGTATGTGAATCTCCCCGCGAGGAAGCCCTGGCCATGGCCCGGGACATCGCCGGTCGCAACCCCCATGCGGTGCGCGCCATGAAGCGCCTGCTCAATCAATCCGCCATGCCGCGGGAGCAGGCGGCCCGGGTGCTGCTGGCGGAATCAGTGGAACAGGATGCGATCATCGGCCAGCCCAACCAGGTCGAAGCGGTTTATGCCAGAATGGAGAAGCGCGCGCCGGTGTTCCGTGATCCGGAGCATTGA
- a CDS encoding SDR family oxidoreductase — translation MQASDLMFRPDLLKDHRILVTGGGTGLGREMAEALLILGARVYICGRRGAVLEETAKALMDAHGGTVVPVTCDIRDADAIEAMVDTIWKDGGALTGLLNNAAGNFISRTEDLSSRGFDAISSIVFRGSFLVTQACGKRWLAEGVSASVVSILTTWVWNGSPFVVPSAMSKAGLHAMTQSLAVEWGNRGLRFNAIAPGLFPTEGMSKRLGPLGGMQVRGCPMGRPGKMPELANLAAYLLAPGSEYVNGQTIAIDGGRYQADGGNFAELAAWGDDEWQQARDAITRQNEKDKQQRS, via the coding sequence GTGCAAGCCAGTGATTTGATGTTTCGCCCCGATCTGCTCAAGGACCACCGCATTCTGGTGACCGGCGGGGGTACCGGCCTGGGCCGGGAAATGGCCGAGGCCTTGCTGATCCTCGGTGCCCGCGTCTATATCTGCGGCCGCCGTGGCGCGGTCCTGGAAGAGACCGCGAAAGCCTTGATGGACGCCCATGGCGGCACCGTGGTGCCGGTTACCTGTGATATTCGTGACGCCGACGCCATCGAGGCGATGGTCGATACCATCTGGAAGGACGGTGGCGCCCTGACCGGATTGCTCAACAATGCCGCCGGCAACTTCATCAGCCGCACCGAGGACCTGTCCAGCCGCGGCTTCGATGCCATTTCCAGCATTGTGTTTCGTGGCAGCTTCCTGGTCACCCAGGCCTGTGGCAAGCGCTGGCTGGCGGAAGGCGTCAGTGCGTCGGTAGTGTCCATCCTTACCACCTGGGTATGGAATGGTTCCCCGTTCGTGGTGCCTTCCGCCATGTCCAAGGCCGGCCTTCACGCCATGACTCAGTCGCTGGCGGTGGAATGGGGTAACCGGGGGTTGCGCTTCAACGCCATCGCGCCGGGCCTGTTCCCCACCGAGGGCATGAGTAAGCGGTTGGGGCCGCTCGGCGGCATGCAGGTGCGGGGGTGTCCCATGGGACGTCCGGGCAAGATGCCGGAGTTGGCCAACCTGGCGGCCTATCTGCTGGCGCCGGGTTCCGAGTATGTGAACGGCCAGACCATCGCCATCGACGGCGGGCGTTATCAGGCGGACGGTGGTAACTTTGCCGAACTCGCGGCCTGGGGCGATGACGAATGGCAACAGGCCCGGGACGCCATTACCCGCCAGAACGAAAAGGACAAGCAGCAGCGGTCCTAG
- a CDS encoding CaiB/BaiF CoA transferase family protein, whose product MSGPLKGLKIIEMVGIGPGPFCSMMFADMGAEVIRIDRPGRGEPGSARFDVLARGRRSLALDLKKPGAADLVLDLVEQADVLIEGFRPGVMEKMGLGPEVCLRRRPSLVFGRMTGWGQFGPLSSAAGHDLNYIALTGALHGIGRADGPPPPLNYVGDFGGGAMMLAFGILAAVYESRASGQGQVVDAAMTDGAALLSAMMYGMKAAGAWRNERSANLLDGAAPYYDTYQCADGKFVAVGAIEPQFYAELLKRAEIDDPEFEAQNDRQRWPSLKTKLTRLFASQPRDYWCERLEGSDACFAPVLDWEEAPQHPHNRARHTFITVDGVVQPAPAPRFSRTPPPAPRAPSARGQDSEAVLSDWGIDETRQAGLRESGIL is encoded by the coding sequence ATGTCGGGACCCCTGAAAGGTTTGAAGATCATCGAGATGGTGGGCATCGGGCCGGGCCCGTTTTGCTCGATGATGTTCGCGGACATGGGGGCGGAGGTGATCCGTATCGACCGCCCCGGCCGCGGCGAGCCCGGGTCCGCCCGGTTTGATGTGCTGGCCCGGGGGCGGCGCTCCCTGGCGCTGGATCTGAAGAAGCCCGGTGCCGCCGATCTGGTACTGGACCTGGTGGAACAGGCCGACGTGCTGATCGAGGGGTTCCGCCCCGGCGTGATGGAAAAAATGGGGCTGGGGCCGGAAGTCTGCCTGCGCCGGCGGCCTTCCCTGGTATTCGGCCGCATGACCGGGTGGGGCCAGTTCGGTCCGCTCTCCAGCGCCGCCGGCCACGACCTGAATTACATCGCACTGACCGGTGCGCTGCATGGCATCGGTCGTGCTGACGGCCCGCCGCCGCCGCTCAACTATGTCGGTGATTTTGGTGGCGGTGCCATGATGCTCGCCTTCGGTATCCTCGCCGCCGTCTACGAATCCCGCGCTTCCGGTCAGGGGCAGGTGGTGGATGCCGCCATGACCGATGGCGCCGCGCTGCTCTCGGCGATGATGTACGGCATGAAAGCCGCCGGCGCCTGGCGTAACGAACGCAGCGCCAACCTGCTGGATGGCGCCGCGCCTTACTACGACACCTATCAGTGCGCCGACGGTAAGTTCGTGGCGGTGGGCGCCATCGAGCCGCAGTTCTATGCCGAGTTGTTGAAGCGCGCGGAAATCGACGATCCGGAATTCGAAGCGCAAAACGATCGCCAGCGATGGCCGTCTCTGAAAACCAAACTGACCCGGCTGTTCGCCAGCCAGCCCCGGGATTACTGGTGCGAAAGGTTGGAAGGCAGCGATGCCTGTTTCGCGCCGGTGCTGGACTGGGAAGAAGCGCCGCAACATCCGCACAACCGCGCCCGCCACACCTTTATCACCGTGGACGGCGTGGTACAGCCGGCGCCGGCGCCGCGTTTCAGCCGTACTCCGCCACCGGCGCCACGGGCCCCTTCCGCCCGTGGGCAGGACAGTGAAGCAGTGTTGTCGGACTGGGGCATCGACGAGACCCGTCAGGCCGGCCTGCGGGAAAGCGGCATTCTTTGA
- a CDS encoding thioesterase superfamily protein gives MKTQPWQRDPEAYDFQFTITPLFFHLDVERHVNNVAVQSFHTEGRLRYLMEVLGAEGIWCSDQVLLRPRRTVTQFLEETHYLTDVQCAVKLVAVDKATCRFAIALFQNGECTSVQDCLMGAWRDGQWQALPASMFDTLSTRLGDVPELAPWPDFDAGPETDQGYPCRTPLEPRFIDQDTDRRLGELTIARYLEQSRVSSLDAMRLPGLGLLVARIDIHYLDWPAPLHSASLATGIAGFGNSSFRVRSGARVNDVLVGLCESVMVLMNREQRRPTPIDAAMREAMAASLVRG, from the coding sequence GTGAAAACACAACCCTGGCAACGGGACCCCGAAGCCTACGATTTTCAATTCACCATCACACCGCTTTTTTTCCATCTGGATGTGGAGCGGCACGTCAATAACGTGGCGGTGCAGAGTTTCCATACCGAGGGCCGCCTGCGTTATCTGATGGAGGTACTGGGTGCCGAGGGCATCTGGTGTTCCGATCAGGTGCTGTTGCGTCCGCGCCGTACCGTCACCCAGTTTCTCGAGGAAACCCACTACCTCACCGACGTGCAGTGCGCGGTGAAGCTGGTGGCGGTGGACAAGGCCACCTGCCGTTTCGCCATCGCCCTGTTCCAGAACGGGGAATGCACCAGCGTACAGGACTGCCTGATGGGCGCCTGGCGCGATGGTCAATGGCAGGCCCTGCCGGCCTCCATGTTCGACACCTTGAGCACCCGGCTCGGGGACGTGCCGGAATTGGCGCCCTGGCCGGATTTCGACGCTGGTCCCGAGACGGATCAGGGGTATCCGTGCCGGACACCGCTGGAGCCGCGCTTTATCGATCAGGACACCGACCGCCGTCTGGGGGAGCTGACCATTGCCCGTTATCTGGAACAGTCCCGGGTCAGTTCCCTGGATGCCATGCGCTTGCCGGGCCTGGGCTTGCTGGTGGCGCGCATTGATATCCACTACCTGGACTGGCCGGCGCCCCTGCACAGCGCCTCGCTGGCCACCGGGATCGCCGGTTTCGGTAACAGCTCGTTCCGGGTGCGCAGCGGCGCCCGCGTCAACGATGTTCTGGTTGGCCTCTGCGAAAGCGTGATGGTGTTGATGAACCGCGAACAGCGGCGGCCCACCCCGATTGATGCCGCCATGCGGGAAGCCATGGCGGCATCGCTCGTGAGGGGGTGA
- a CDS encoding enoyl-CoA hydratase-related protein: protein MEYNSIQLQRDGAIAVLSLHRPKTMNALATELQKEMLHALAAIEQDDSVRALIVTGSGRAFCSGADLGTMAPASDESVGTRVARMMRETSVPLIQALRRCRVPVVSAVNGAAAGAGASLALAGDVVVAARSAYFLFPFIPTLGILPDLGATWHLPRLAGSARAMGATLLGERIPSEQAERWGMIWGCCDDEALEQTSRELATRLAALPRGAALEARRALDAAQHNTLDQQMELETQGQQRLIDSDAFQEGVKAFLEKRRPNFD from the coding sequence ATGGAATACAACTCGATCCAACTGCAACGGGACGGCGCCATCGCGGTGCTGAGTCTGCATCGCCCGAAAACCATGAATGCGCTGGCGACGGAACTGCAAAAGGAAATGCTCCACGCCCTGGCGGCCATTGAACAGGACGACAGCGTGCGCGCCCTGATTGTCACCGGTAGCGGCCGTGCCTTCTGCTCCGGCGCCGATCTGGGCACCATGGCGCCGGCCAGTGACGAGTCGGTGGGCACGCGAGTGGCGCGAATGATGCGGGAAACCTCGGTGCCCCTGATTCAGGCACTGCGCCGCTGCCGGGTACCGGTGGTGTCCGCGGTGAATGGCGCGGCGGCGGGGGCGGGGGCCAGCCTGGCGCTGGCCGGAGACGTGGTGGTGGCGGCGCGTTCCGCTTATTTCCTGTTCCCTTTCATTCCCACCCTGGGCATCCTGCCGGACCTGGGTGCCACCTGGCACCTGCCGCGTCTGGCCGGCTCCGCCCGCGCCATGGGGGCCACTCTGCTGGGAGAGCGCATCCCTTCGGAGCAGGCGGAGCGCTGGGGTATGATCTGGGGCTGCTGTGACGACGAGGCACTGGAACAGACCAGCCGCGAGCTGGCCACGCGCCTGGCGGCCTTGCCCCGGGGCGCCGCCCTGGAGGCCCGCCGCGCCCTGGACGCCGCCCAGCACAACACCCTGGATCAGCAAATGGAGTTGGAAACCCAGGGACAACAGCGATTGATCGACAGCGATGCCTTCCAGGAAGGCGTGAAGGCCTTTCTGGAAAAGCGCAGGCCGAACTTCGATTGA